A genome region from Streptomyces antimycoticus includes the following:
- a CDS encoding FadR/GntR family transcriptional regulator has translation MSLTDKAIARIRELIQSGELPPGAKLPPEQQLATELGLSRNLMREAVRALVVARVLDVRRGDGTYVTSLEPALLLEGLGSAVELLHGDTLLELTEVRRLFEPIATSLAATRISDDDLVGVRHHLDAMKAARDDVELLNEHDAAFHKAVIAAAGNSTLATLLEGISSRTVRGRVWRGMVDDHAGDRTIAEHEAIYAALLRRDSALAEAAALMHVSTTEQWLRQHLDRDETAGRPGPAGDET, from the coding sequence ATGTCATTGACCGACAAGGCAATCGCCCGCATCAGGGAGCTGATCCAGTCCGGCGAACTGCCGCCGGGCGCCAAGCTGCCGCCCGAGCAGCAGCTGGCCACGGAGCTCGGTCTGTCCAGGAACCTGATGCGTGAGGCGGTCAGAGCGCTTGTGGTCGCGCGGGTCCTGGATGTCAGGCGGGGCGACGGGACCTATGTGACGAGTCTGGAGCCCGCGCTGCTGCTCGAGGGGCTGGGCTCGGCGGTGGAATTGCTCCACGGGGACACCCTGCTGGAACTGACCGAAGTGCGCAGGCTCTTCGAGCCCATTGCCACAAGCCTTGCCGCCACCCGGATCTCCGACGACGACCTCGTCGGGGTCAGGCACCACCTTGACGCGATGAAGGCCGCCCGCGACGATGTCGAGCTGCTCAACGAGCACGACGCCGCCTTCCACAAGGCGGTGATCGCAGCCGCCGGGAACAGCACGCTGGCGACCCTGCTGGAGGGTATCTCCAGCCGCACTGTGCGCGGCCGGGTCTGGCGCGGCATGGTCGACGACCACGCCGGTGACCGGACCATCGCCGAGCACGAGGCGATCTACGCCGCACTGCTGCGCAGGGACTCCGCACTGGCCGAGGCCGCGGCGCTGATGCATGTGAGCACGACGGAGCAGTGGCTGCGTCAGCACCTGGACCGCGACGAGACCGCAGGCCGACCGGGACCGGCCGGCGACGAGACCTAA
- a CDS encoding glycoside hydrolase family 43 protein, translating into MPAAVSPTEARADNPIVQHIYTADPAPLVHDGRVYLYTGHDEDNSTNYTMKEWRVWSSADMVNWTDHGSPLSVASFSWASANAWAGQVVNRNGKFYWYVPTTERATGRMAIGVAVSDSPTGPFRDALGHPLVGNGEFDPTVFIDDDGQAYLYWGNPNLWYVRLNSDMISYSGSPAKIPLTTAGFGTRTGDPNRPTLFEEGPWFYKRGGLYYIVYAAKCCSEFIAYSTAPGPTGPWTYRGTIMPTQGSSFTNHPGIVDFKGGSYFFYHNGALPGGSGYTRSVGVEKFSYNPDGTIPTINMTSTGASQVGTLDPYIRQEAETIAWESGIETEPSSEGGMNVGYTENGDYIKVKGVAFGAGPSSFTARVASATGGSTIELRLGGPNGAVVGRCGVPNTGGWQTWTTVSCPVSGATGTQDLYLRFTGGSGYLVNADWWRFTAGATTALPGGPGG; encoded by the coding sequence GTGCCCGCCGCGGTGTCTCCCACGGAGGCCAGGGCGGACAACCCGATCGTTCAGCACATCTACACCGCCGACCCCGCGCCTTTGGTCCATGACGGCCGCGTCTACCTCTACACCGGGCACGATGAGGACAACTCGACCAACTACACCATGAAAGAGTGGCGGGTGTGGTCCTCCGCCGACATGGTCAACTGGACCGACCACGGCTCCCCGCTCAGTGTGGCCTCCTTCAGCTGGGCGTCCGCCAACGCGTGGGCGGGCCAGGTCGTCAACCGCAACGGAAAGTTCTACTGGTACGTGCCGACAACGGAGCGCGCGACCGGCCGCATGGCCATCGGCGTGGCGGTGTCGGACAGCCCGACCGGACCGTTCCGCGACGCCCTCGGCCACCCGCTGGTGGGGAACGGCGAGTTCGACCCGACCGTCTTCATCGACGACGACGGACAGGCGTATCTGTACTGGGGCAACCCGAACCTCTGGTACGTCAGGCTGAACTCCGACATGATTTCCTACTCCGGCAGCCCGGCCAAGATCCCGCTCACCACGGCGGGCTTCGGCACCCGCACCGGTGATCCCAACCGGCCCACACTGTTCGAGGAAGGGCCCTGGTTCTACAAACGAGGCGGCCTGTACTACATCGTGTATGCCGCCAAGTGCTGCTCGGAGTTCATCGCCTACTCCACCGCCCCCGGCCCGACCGGACCGTGGACCTACCGCGGAACGATCATGCCCACGCAGGGCTCCAGCTTCACCAACCACCCGGGCATCGTCGACTTCAAGGGCGGTTCATATTTCTTTTACCACAACGGCGCGCTTCCGGGCGGGAGCGGCTACACCCGCTCGGTCGGGGTGGAGAAGTTCTCCTACAACCCCGACGGCACCATCCCGACGATCAACATGACCAGTACGGGGGCGTCCCAGGTCGGCACGCTCGACCCATACATCCGCCAGGAGGCCGAAACGATCGCCTGGGAATCCGGGATCGAGACGGAGCCGTCCAGCGAGGGGGGCATGAACGTCGGGTACACCGAGAACGGCGACTACATCAAGGTCAAGGGGGTCGCTTTCGGCGCGGGTCCGTCCTCCTTCACCGCACGCGTGGCCTCGGCGACCGGCGGCAGCACCATCGAACTGCGTCTGGGCGGCCCCAACGGAGCGGTCGTGGGCCGGTGCGGCGTGCCGAACACCGGCGGCTGGCAGACCTGGACGACGGTGTCCTGCCCGGTCAGTGGCGCCACAGGCACGCAGGACCTGTATCTTCGGTTCACGGGCGGCAGCGGCTACCTGGTCAACGCGGACTGGTGGCGGTTCACCGCCGGCGCCACCACTGCCCTGCCGGGAGGGCCAGGCGGGTGA
- a CDS encoding glycoside hydrolase family 27 protein has product MSKPRGRLLRFLTAAALIGTAFTTASVHSTAQAAPGSPALTPPLGWNSWNSFGCGVTEAQVRQAADAMVSSGMRDAGYRYVVVDDCWFDPQRDTAGNLRANPTKFPSGMKALGDYIHGKGLKFGIYQVPNERTCAQGGGSYPGSTGSKGHESQDARTFASWGVDYLKYDWCSSAGTRDEQVARFTLMRDALRATGRPIVYSINPNSYHAITGDTYNWGEVADLWRTTEDLLDIWQNGNTNSYPMGVGNVVDVTAPLAAQSGPGHWNDPDMLVVGRPGLSLTESRSHFALWALMAAPLMAGNDIRTMSADVSAVLRNPRLVAVNQDPLGAGGRRVRDDGDTEVFAKPLSDGSVAVGLFNRGTSTTTVTATAAQVGLSGGSFTLTDLWTGGTSSTTGQVSASVPAHGVAAFRVTGGTPLAATTSRLRGDGSGRCLDVENASTAAGTRVLIRDCHTAAGQLWTTWAGGEIRVFGDKCLDAYDQGTANGTRIITWPCNGQDNQKWTLDANGSIRNVHAGLCLDVDQAGTANGTPLILWTCNGQGNQRWTRT; this is encoded by the coding sequence GTGTCGAAACCACGCGGACGATTACTCCGCTTCCTCACGGCTGCCGCGCTGATCGGCACCGCCTTCACCACGGCCTCGGTCCACTCGACCGCCCAGGCGGCCCCGGGCAGTCCGGCGCTCACCCCGCCCCTGGGCTGGAACAGCTGGAACAGCTTCGGGTGCGGGGTCACCGAGGCGCAGGTCCGTCAAGCCGCCGACGCCATGGTCTCCTCGGGCATGCGGGACGCCGGTTACCGATACGTGGTGGTCGACGACTGCTGGTTCGACCCCCAACGCGACACCGCGGGCAACTTGCGGGCCAACCCGACAAAGTTTCCGAGCGGTATGAAGGCGCTCGGGGACTACATCCACGGGAAGGGCTTGAAGTTCGGCATCTATCAGGTGCCCAACGAGCGCACGTGCGCGCAGGGCGGCGGCAGTTACCCGGGGTCCACCGGCAGCAAGGGTCATGAGAGCCAGGACGCTCGCACGTTCGCCTCGTGGGGTGTGGACTACCTCAAGTACGACTGGTGTTCCTCCGCCGGCACCCGGGACGAGCAGGTCGCGCGGTTCACGCTCATGCGCGACGCGCTGCGCGCCACCGGGCGCCCGATCGTCTACAGCATCAACCCGAACAGCTACCACGCCATCACCGGCGACACATACAACTGGGGCGAGGTCGCCGACCTGTGGCGGACGACCGAGGACCTGCTCGACATCTGGCAGAACGGCAACACCAACAGCTATCCGATGGGCGTGGGCAACGTCGTGGACGTCACCGCGCCGCTGGCCGCGCAGTCGGGTCCGGGCCACTGGAACGACCCCGACATGCTCGTCGTCGGCCGCCCCGGGCTGTCGCTGACCGAGTCCCGCTCCCACTTCGCCCTGTGGGCGCTAATGGCCGCGCCGCTCATGGCGGGCAATGACATCCGCACCATGTCGGCCGATGTGAGCGCGGTCCTGCGCAACCCGCGTCTGGTGGCGGTGAACCAGGACCCGCTGGGCGCGGGCGGGCGCAGGGTGCGCGACGACGGAGACACCGAGGTGTTCGCCAAGCCCCTGTCCGACGGCTCGGTCGCCGTGGGCCTGTTCAACCGGGGGACCAGCACGACGACTGTCACCGCCACGGCGGCACAGGTCGGTCTGTCCGGCGGGTCGTTCACCCTCACCGACCTGTGGACCGGCGGCACATCGAGCACGACCGGACAGGTCTCGGCGAGTGTGCCCGCACACGGTGTCGCCGCGTTCCGGGTGACCGGCGGCACTCCGCTGGCCGCCACCACATCCCGGCTGCGCGGTGACGGGTCCGGCCGTTGTCTGGACGTGGAGAACGCCTCGACCGCGGCCGGGACGAGGGTGCTGATCCGGGACTGCCACACGGCCGCCGGCCAGCTGTGGACCACCTGGGCCGGCGGCGAGATACGCGTCTTCGGAGACAAGTGCCTGGACGCCTACGACCAGGGCACCGCCAACGGCACACGCATCATCACCTGGCCCTGTAACGGACAGGACAACCAGAAATGGACACTCGACGCGAACGGTTCGATCCGCAACGTCCACGCCGGCCTGTGCCTGGACGTCGATCAAGCCGGCACCGCCAACGGAACCCCGCTGATCCTTTGGACCTGCAACGGTCAGGGCAACCAGAGGTGGACCCGCACATGA
- a CDS encoding arabinofuranosidase catalytic domain-containing protein: MPTLQEETVQSSLVSVPGGVPRRRRSPATLATGSALMLIAVLVAVFGRPGPASAAGTGPCDIYASGGTPCVAAHSTVRALYGSYTGKLYQVRRSSDNATRDVGAVTAGGVADAAAQDSFCAGTSCVITWVYDQSGHGNNLGYQGPGGVGGSDTAANATSESLTVGGNRAYSLYINPRNSYWRDGHATGVPTGSAPEGMYMVTSGTHVNSGCCFDYGNSETSRKADGPGAMDAINFSTQCWFGGCSGNGPWVQADLEWGLYSGGSQSWNPNQRAFTSKFVTATLKNNGTTRFAIKGSNAQSGSLTTLYAGSLPGGYNPMKKQGAIILGSGGDCCNGNTNLSAGTFYEGAMVSGYPSDQTENAVQANITAAGYR, translated from the coding sequence ATGCCCACCCTCCAGGAGGAGACGGTGCAGTCTTCATTGGTTTCCGTGCCGGGCGGTGTGCCCCGCAGACGGCGCTCGCCCGCCACCTTGGCCACCGGCTCGGCGCTGATGTTGATTGCGGTCCTGGTGGCGGTGTTCGGCCGACCAGGGCCGGCGTCCGCCGCCGGCACCGGCCCCTGTGACATCTACGCGTCGGGCGGCACACCTTGTGTAGCCGCGCACAGCACGGTGCGGGCGCTCTATGGCTCGTACACCGGCAAGCTGTACCAAGTCAGGCGCTCGTCCGACAACGCGACCCGGGACGTCGGCGCCGTGACGGCAGGCGGCGTCGCCGACGCCGCCGCCCAGGACTCGTTCTGCGCGGGTACCTCATGCGTCATCACCTGGGTCTACGACCAGTCCGGGCACGGCAACAACCTGGGGTACCAGGGGCCGGGCGGAGTCGGTGGCTCCGACACCGCCGCGAACGCGACGAGTGAGTCCCTGACGGTCGGAGGCAACAGGGCCTACTCGCTGTACATCAACCCCAGGAACAGCTACTGGCGCGACGGCCACGCGACGGGCGTCCCCACCGGCAGCGCACCCGAGGGCATGTACATGGTGACCAGCGGCACGCACGTCAACAGCGGCTGCTGCTTCGACTACGGCAACAGCGAGACCAGCCGCAAGGCCGACGGCCCCGGAGCCATGGACGCCATCAACTTCAGCACGCAGTGCTGGTTCGGCGGATGTTCCGGGAACGGCCCATGGGTCCAGGCAGACCTCGAATGGGGCCTGTACTCCGGGGGCAGCCAGTCCTGGAACCCGAACCAGAGGGCATTCACCAGCAAGTTCGTCACCGCCACACTGAAGAACAACGGGACGACCCGGTTCGCGATCAAGGGCAGCAACGCGCAGTCCGGGAGCCTGACCACCCTGTACGCCGGCTCCCTCCCCGGCGGCTACAACCCCATGAAGAAGCAGGGGGCCATCATCCTGGGCAGCGGCGGTGACTGCTGCAACGGCAACACCAACCTCAGCGCCGGAACGTTCTACGAGGGAGCCATGGTCTCCGGCTACCCCTCCGACCAGACGGAGAACGCCGTGCAGGCCAATATCACCGCGGCCGGCTACCGCTGA
- a CDS encoding alpha/beta hydrolase family protein → MSIRRRTLLGLGVAAATGAGMSLLGSSAAAGTLSPRMASPRQAPTAQFAIGVRQFYWSRGNRQLTTKIFYPASGTAGGNPVPNAPIASGVFPIAEWSHGMGCNSDCYSSQTHDLAAAGFICPAPSFSDNTNIGSVYNGNWSKDVSEVLTRTLALNNTAGDPFAGHIDTRVGVGVSGHSMGGMTTHGLLTAWPDNRIVAAVPVACVDMGNPAGLHANVLFIHGDHDPTCDYNSARAAYAELPSPKAFLTHVGADHGQYLTPDYRYYAQTKNTFLDWFRWSLYGDTAARDRLRSDATSNGTSWQATLT, encoded by the coding sequence ATGTCGATACGACGGCGTACCTTACTGGGCCTCGGCGTGGCCGCCGCCACGGGCGCGGGCATGTCCCTGCTCGGCAGCAGCGCGGCCGCCGGCACCCTGTCACCACGGATGGCCTCACCGCGGCAGGCACCCACCGCGCAGTTCGCCATCGGCGTGCGCCAGTTCTACTGGTCGCGTGGCAACCGCCAACTGACCACGAAGATCTTCTACCCGGCCTCCGGCACCGCGGGCGGCAACCCCGTCCCGAACGCGCCCATCGCGAGCGGCGTCTTCCCCATCGCCGAATGGAGCCACGGAATGGGGTGCAACTCCGACTGCTACTCCTCCCAGACCCACGATCTGGCCGCCGCGGGCTTCATCTGCCCCGCCCCCTCGTTCTCCGACAACACCAACATCGGCAGTGTCTACAACGGCAACTGGTCGAAGGACGTCTCCGAGGTCCTCACCCGGACACTGGCGCTCAACAACACCGCGGGCGACCCATTCGCCGGACACATCGACACCCGCGTCGGTGTCGGTGTGTCAGGTCACTCGATGGGCGGGATGACCACCCACGGCCTGCTCACCGCCTGGCCGGACAACCGCATCGTCGCCGCCGTCCCGGTCGCCTGCGTGGACATGGGCAACCCCGCCGGCCTCCACGCCAATGTCCTGTTCATCCACGGTGACCACGACCCGACCTGCGACTACAACTCGGCGCGCGCCGCGTACGCGGAGCTTCCGTCGCCCAAGGCGTTCCTCACTCATGTCGGGGCGGACCACGGCCAGTACCTGACCCCGGACTACCGGTACTACGCCCAGACCAAGAACACCTTCCTGGACTGGTTCCGCTGGAGCCTGTACGGCGACACCGCCGCCCGCGACCGCCTGCGAAGCGACGCCACCAGCAACGGCACCTCCTGGCAAGCGACCCTCACCTAG
- a CDS encoding IS701 family transposase produces MARIAGRFGRVEPRATARAYLLGLLSATERKNCWQLAEQAGLARPGPMQRLLRYARWDADALRDDVRAYVVDHLGDDGVLIVDETGFVKKGSMSAGVQRQYTGTAGRIENSQVGVFLAYATERGRALIDRRLYLPERSWCSDPERRHAAGVPEDLPFATKPRLAEEMIVAALDAGVTASWVTGDEAYGQDPQLRARLERIGIGYVMAVACSTRVRINQGRTPVRADVLADRLPASAWQRHSAGAGAKGPRYYDWAWIHIGTGVHRHLLIRRNRTTGELAFYLCWSPTQITLHELVRVAGVRWSVEECFQAAKSQVGLDHYQVRHWTSWHRHITLAMLALAFLTALAADANPARPADPQHPDRSHDPIILTVPEIRHLLVAVFAPPAMTAARLLHWSTWRRRHQAAARRSHYQRRSTDGPAG; encoded by the coding sequence ATGGCTCGTATCGCCGGGCGGTTCGGCCGAGTTGAGCCTCGGGCCACGGCCCGCGCCTACTTGCTCGGGCTGCTGTCGGCTACCGAGCGGAAGAACTGCTGGCAACTGGCTGAACAGGCCGGCCTGGCCCGGCCCGGGCCGATGCAGCGCCTGCTGCGCTATGCCCGCTGGGATGCCGACGCCCTCCGTGACGATGTCCGCGCCTACGTTGTCGACCACCTCGGCGACGACGGCGTTCTCATCGTGGACGAGACCGGCTTCGTGAAGAAAGGCAGCATGTCGGCGGGGGTGCAACGCCAGTACACCGGCACAGCTGGCCGGATCGAGAACTCCCAGGTCGGCGTGTTCCTCGCCTACGCCACTGAGCGGGGACGCGCGCTGATCGACCGACGGCTCTACCTGCCCGAGCGGTCCTGGTGCTCCGATCCCGAGCGCCGCCATGCTGCCGGGGTGCCCGAGGACCTACCCTTCGCGACCAAGCCCCGGCTGGCCGAGGAGATGATCGTCGCCGCGTTGGACGCCGGAGTGACTGCATCGTGGGTGACCGGCGACGAAGCCTACGGCCAGGACCCGCAGTTACGCGCACGCCTGGAGCGGATCGGCATCGGCTACGTGATGGCCGTCGCCTGCTCCACCCGGGTCCGGATCAACCAGGGCCGCACCCCTGTCCGCGCCGATGTCCTCGCCGACCGCTTGCCCGCCTCTGCCTGGCAGCGGCACAGCGCCGGAGCCGGCGCGAAGGGCCCGCGCTACTACGACTGGGCCTGGATCCACATCGGCACCGGCGTCCATCGTCACCTGCTGATCCGCCGCAACCGGACCACCGGTGAACTCGCCTTCTACCTGTGCTGGTCACCCACCCAGATCACCCTGCACGAGCTCGTCCGCGTCGCCGGTGTCCGCTGGAGCGTCGAGGAGTGCTTCCAGGCCGCCAAGAGCCAGGTCGGCCTGGATCACTACCAGGTCAGGCACTGGACCTCATGGCACCGGCACATCACGCTCGCCATGCTGGCCCTGGCCTTCCTGACCGCTCTCGCCGCCGACGCGAACCCCGCCCGGCCTGCCGATCCGCAACATCCCGACCGCAGCCACGACCCGATCATCCTGACCGTCCCGGAGATCCGTCACCTGCTCGTCGCCGTCTTCGCCCCACCGGCCATGACTGCCGCCAGACTGCTGCACTGGTCCACCTGGCGCAGACGCCACCAGGCCGCAGCCCGACGCAGCCACTACCAACGACGCTCCACCGACGGACCCGCTGGATAG